A single genomic interval of Cucumis sativus cultivar 9930 chromosome 5, Cucumber_9930_V3, whole genome shotgun sequence harbors:
- the LOC116403673 gene encoding uncharacterized protein LOC116403673, producing the protein MASTSTNGPMYKIDPAHHFQSIALQVWAYESIPTITECGVHKVSNDAIPRMLRWVCELSPKSHVLQRQVFDSPMFLINVVIEMMPEEEEHLRMSSGELVEKTHPYNTVSEKNGDSKRPGEASNDDNDCKKSKKKKKWKSKMKEVVRKLKYRVAVLENERESLKSMLSTILKHLEVQKKGEEGDCTGVEGHDAQTEDVDTPGTPSWLRMPKEDDTSDGVKHVERQKQGVEANRTEDDTMDELDKKVHIHSEEPVDVVDDLNEEIGVKSLTYFDSDVMEIEPLSTERPHVRPARSKRASVYLSTPFTALDKRTTKSITTTSQSQPSVYDPMHKIPDAHLDRLRAWITDKRTKDEVRETFHGKKSKEFFRDLFMCRRWLADEHLDALFLLIRFNIKTAMIPTAQNFTTVDTLFMRLLVAKWPEYQECIKENRPFHWKEEYRLVDYVVGSKQDCQDPWVNVDYIYSPFNIHGNHWILLCLDLVRCQVKVWDSLPSLTSAEDMRSILEPIQEMVPNLLDATGFFVRRGGSSTHKEPWPLVIVDSIPLQRNNSDCGVFTIKYFEYEASGLDVATLCQENMSYFRKQLAFQLWTNNPMY; encoded by the exons ATGGCTTCGACATCAACTAACGGTCCCATGTACAAGATTGACCCTGCTCATCATTTTCAGTCTATA GCGTTACAG GTTTGGGCATATGAGTCTATACCAACCATCACTGAATGTGGTGTACATAAAGTAAGCAACGATGCAATACCACGAATGCTGAGGTGGGTGTGCGAACTATCGCCGAAGTCTCATGTCCTACAGAGGCAGGTGTTTGACTCACCAATG TTCTTAATTAACGTGGTAATTGAGATGATGCCTGAAGAGGAGGAGCATCTAAGAATGTCTTCAGGGGAACTTGTTGAGAAAACTCATCCATATAACACCGTTTCTGAGAAGAATGGTGATTCAAAACGACCAGGAGAAGCTAGTAATGATGACAATGACTGCaaaaagagtaagaaaaagaagaagtggaAGTCTAAGATGAAAGAAGTTGTTCGAAAACTCAAATATCGAGTAGCGGTTCTCGAGAATGAACGTGAAAGCCTAAAATCAATGCTGTCGACTATATTGAAACACCTTGAAGTTCAAAAAAAG GGTGAAGAAGGAGACTGCACGGGAGTTGAAGGTCATGATGCCCAGACCGAAGATGTTGACACACCCGGTACACCTTCTTGGTTGAGGATGCCCAAGGAGGATGACACAAGTGATGGGGTGAAACATGTTGAACGTCAAAAGCAG GGTGTCGAAGCAAACCGCACGGAGGATGACACAATGGATGAGTTGGATAAGAAGGTTCATATTCATTCGGAGGAGCCAGTAGACGTCGTTGACGATTTGAACGAGGAAATTGGAGTAAAAAGTCTTACTTATTTTGATTCAGACGTCATGGAAATAGAACCATTATCCACTGAACGACCACATGTTCGGCCCGCACGTAGCAAGCGTGCAAGTGTATACTTGTCAACCCCCTTCACAGCTTTAGATAAACGGACTACAAAATCAATCACCACCACCTCTCAGTCTCAACCATCCGTCTATGATCCTATGCACAAAATACCTGACGCCCATTTAGATCGACTCAGAGCTTGGATCACAGACAAGCGTACGAAAGATGAGGTGCGTGAAACTTTTCACGGGAAAAAATCGAAGGAGTTTTTCAGAGACTTGTTCATGTGTCGTCGGTGGTTGGCGGATGAG cATTTGGATGCACTGTTTCTTCTCATTCGCTTCAACATTAAGACAGCCATGATACCTACTGCTCAAAACTTCACAACTGTAGACACACTATTCATG cGACTATTAGTTGCGAAGTGGCCTGAATACCAAGAATGTATTAAAGAGAATCGACCATTTCACTGGAAGGAGGAGTATCGGTTGGTTGACTATGTTGTCGGATCAAAACAAGACTGTCAAGATCCTTGGGTGAATGTTGATTACATTTACTCTCCATTCAATATCCATGGCAATCATTGGATTCTATTATGCTTGGACTTGGTACGTTGTCAAGTTAAGGTATGGGATTCGCTTCCGTCGCTGACGAGTGCCGAAGATATGAGAAGCATATTAGAGCCAATTCAAGAGATGGTGCCAAATTTGCTCGATGCTACTGGATTCTTTGTTAGGAGAGGCGGATCATCAACACACAAGGAACCTTGGCCACTTGTCATTGTCGACTCCATTCCACTTCAACGCAACAATAGTGATTGTGGTGTATTTACAATTAAGTATTTCGAATATGAAGCTTCTGGTTTAGATGTAGCTACattatgtcaagaaaacatgtcatattttagaaaacaattggcATTTCAATTATGGACCAACAATCCCATGTATTGA
- the LOC116403672 gene encoding uncharacterized protein LOC116403672 — MSHIPMLVRYGGMWDERRRKYEGGMLKGIVVSKEITHKDLQAELYDLAEVDPSKFDVMIRCIYEIKVEHEAPTFELSNDRDLKFYLLSENPLKVPLYVSFEPKSNQSKKVLSKDYNSVSGSNQAHNLNPHPPIVMDTLNENEVHVREVEVGLCDNVIGTTSAIWESYESYDSKDETFTWEPVEMNSESFDIPQHRDGPTKDCKGKSKVRYSSSSQKLKTDMNDWSEESSTSEEFDVGQIFFSKKDLSMRLSVLAMKKNFQFVVKKSTKEVLFVRCIDNKCGWRLRAMRLKDSNIFKIKKYVKVHSCSLDVLNRDHRQAKSWVVGELIKSKFKGVGRLYKPRDIIEDMRQDYGINMSYEKAWRARENAYERVRGCPEESYNLLLRYGEALKLANVGTIFHMELEDNRFFKYLFMAVGPCVRGFLNCIRPVIVMDGTFLKNKYRGQLIVAVCLDGNNQIYPLAFGVVDRETDASIQWFLEKLKGAIGEVPNLGFVTDRKTCFSKCIASVFPSAFHGLCVQHLTQNLNDKYKNDTIATLFYNASRTYRESTFSEAWRSILAFPNDSGKYLNDVGITRWSRFHCPGRRYNMMTTNIAESMNSILKEPRDLPIASFLEHVRALLQRWFWERREEGIKVTSTLTKWAELVLQKKQERALTMKVNPIDCYQFHVKDLDKEEVINLHTQECTCKEFQAEQLPCAHAIAVARDRNINVYSLCANYYTNECLLAAYSEAVYPVGNQSEWKTTEEYVHMTVLPPKVVKRVGRPKKKRIPSVGEAPKLHKCGRCKETGHNRLTCTNPISYIQKSSIQD, encoded by the coding sequence ATGTCACATATTCCCATGTTAGTGCGTTACGGTGGTATGTGGGATGAGAGGCGAAGAAAATACGAAGGAGGCATGTTAAAAGGCATCGTTGTCAGTaaagaaataacacataaagATTTACAGGCAGAATTATATGACCTTGCAGAAGTTGACCCTTCAAAGTTCGACGTAATGATAAGATGCATATATGAGATAAAAGTGGAACACGAAGCTCCTACATTTGAGTTAAGCAATGAccgtgatttgaagttttatcttcttagtGAAAATCCATTAAAGGTCCCTTTATACGTCTCATTTGAGCCTAAAAGtaatcaaagcaaaaaagtgTTAAGCAAAGATTACAATTCAGTATCTGGCAGCAACCAAGCTCATAACTTAAACCCTCATCCTCCAATTGTAATGGATACattaaatgagaatgaagTCCATGTtcgtgaagttgaagttggctTGTGTGATAACGTGATAGGGACCACTTCGGCTATATGGGAATCATATGAGTCATATGATTCGAAAGATGAGACTTTTACATGGGAGCCAGTAGAGATGAATAGTGAATCATTTGACATCCCACAACATAGAGATGGTCCTACAAAAGattgcaaaggaaaatctaaagTTCGTTACAGCTCTTCTAGCCAAAAGTTGAAGACAGACATGAATGATTGGTCCGAAGAAAGCTCTACAAGTGAGGAGTTTGATGtaggacaaatatttttttccaaaaaagattTGTCAATGAGATTAAGTGTCTtggcaatgaaaaaaaattttcaGTTTGTAGTAAAAAAGTCTACAAAAGAGGTTCTCTTTGTTAGATGCATTGACAACAAGTGTGGTTGGAGACTGCGAGCGATGAGATTGaaggattcaaatatatttaagattaaaaagtatgtCAAAGTTCATTCGTGTtctcttgacgttttgaaTCGTGACCATAGGCAAGCAAAATCTTGGGTTGTTGGAGAATTAATAAAGTCAAAGTTCAAGGGAGTCGGTCGTCTATACAAACCGCGTGATATCATAGAAGACATGAGGCAAGACTATGGCATAAATATGAGTTATGAAAAAGCATGGCGCGCTAGAGAAAATGCGTATGAACGAGTGCGCGGGTGTCCTGAAGAGTCATATAATCTATTGCTTAGATATGGTGAAGCTCTCAAACTTGCAAATGTAGGTACAATATTTCACATGGAACTTGAAGATAATCgtttcttcaaatatctttttatggcTGTTGGTCCATGTGTTCGAGGATTCTTAAACTGCATTAGACCGGTTATAGTCATGGATGGAACATTCCTTAAGAACAAATATCGGGGTCAGTTGATAGTTGCTGTTTGCTTGGAtggtaacaatcaaatttatcctCTTGCCTTTGGAGTGGTGGACAGAGAAACAGATGCTTCAATACAGTGGTTCttagagaaattgaaaggtGCAATAGGAGAGGTGCCTAATCTAGGCTTCGTGACAGAtcgaaaaacatgtttttctaaGTGTATTGCATCGGTTTTTCCCTCCGCATTCCATGGACTTTGTGTCCAACACttgactcaaaatttgaatgataaatacAAGAATGACACTATAGCTACTTTGTTTTACAATGCATCTAGAACATACCGTGAATCAACGTTCTCAGAAGCGTGGAGAAGTATTCTTGCATTTCCTAATGATtcaggaaaatatttaaacgatgTTGGAATAACACGTTGGTCTCGTTTTCACTGTCCAGGAAGACGATATAATATGATGACAACAAATATAGCAGAGTCCATGAATTCTATACTGAAAGAACCTAGAGATTTGCCTATTGCTTCATTCCTTGAACATGTTCGAGCTTTGCTACAACGTTGGTTTTGGGAGCGTCGAGAAGAAGGCATTAAAGTGACGTCTACATTGACTAAATGGGCAGAGTTAGttctacaaaagaaacaagaacgaGCTTTGACAATGAAAGTCAACCCAATTGATTGTTACCAATTCCATGTTAAAGATTTAGATAAAGAGGAGGTCATAAATCTTCATACTCAAGAGTGCACTTGTAAGGAGTTTCAAGCTGAGCAACTACCATGCGCACATGCCATTGCTGTTGCACGGGATCgcaatataaatgtttatagctTATGTGCTAACTATTACACTAATGAATGTTTGTTGGCAGCATATTCGGAGGCCGTCTACCCAGTTGGGAATCAGTCGGAATGGAAGACAACCGAAGAATATGTACATATGACTGTCTTACCTCCGAAAGTAGTCAAAAGAGTTGGTCGACCGAAGAAAAAGAGGATTCCAAGTGTCGGTGAAGCACCAAAATTGCATAAATGTGGTCGATGTAAAGAAACAGGCCACAATAGATTAACGTGTACCAATCCAATTTCATACATCCAGAAGTCGAGCATACAAGATTAG